A genome region from Natranaeroarchaeum sulfidigenes includes the following:
- a CDS encoding DUF7283 family protein, with amino-acid sequence MVELMDTLGRDTATQVSGGSGASVGGVAAAVDVVATSPQVSAGTYALSADAIRIGPDGVALRRDGTVTNECFADIVTPVCHGTLLWELLRGARPDHLFETVDGFERAIDTARSRQREWRTDVDTIRIRPVRWRGLEATLVGT; translated from the coding sequence ATGGTCGAACTCATGGATACTCTCGGGCGCGACACAGCAACACAGGTGAGCGGAGGTTCAGGTGCGAGCGTGGGCGGCGTCGCTGCTGCTGTCGACGTGGTCGCCACGAGCCCGCAAGTGTCGGCGGGAACGTACGCGCTGTCCGCTGATGCGATCAGAATCGGTCCCGACGGGGTGGCGCTCAGACGAGACGGCACGGTAACGAACGAGTGCTTCGCCGACATCGTTACGCCCGTGTGCCATGGAACGCTCCTCTGGGAGCTACTGCGCGGTGCACGGCCGGATCACCTGTTCGAGACGGTGGATGGATTCGAGCGTGCGATCGACACGGCGCGAAGCCGGCAACGCGAGTGGCGTACCGACGTGGACACGATCCGTATTCGACCGGTCCGGTGGCGGGGTCTCGAGGCGACGCTTGTCGGCACCTGA
- a CDS encoding type II secretion system protein codes for MLARLVEGLARLYPAPVSTSEELRRSLSFLDEPVAPETVIRAGFGAALVLACLLMPVGIVFTDVPVSVVVFGSATAALVCTHLIHSGPELLASARRSLALGAAPGIVGRAVLRMRITPTTESAASFAASAGDGPLAESLSEHVRRARGRSDSGFESFAAEWDDWFPELGRAVTLVGTAADAQPEERPRSLDRALRTVLDGTRDRMAAFANEIQGPATGLYAFGVLLPLALIAVLPAAATAGVPVTQTMLVVVYCLILPGVVLLGSVWLLLRRPVAFPPPTVDRSHPDIDGEWWKPAFVALGTCLGIATVGTALLPAWSVPLAAIATGVGVGLFAWFRPVVRVRNHARAVEAGLVDALYLIGREVGTGTAVETAIGRTGDRLDDETGDVLSEAVRRQRQLRIDVRTAFLGEHGAVAEIPSPRVQSTATLLALAAREGRPTGSAIVSMASHLEELRTVETDAKRQLGRITGTLRSTATIFGPLVAGITVSLAGEMGRLDATSTETAAVPVSVLGPIVGTYVVLLTLILTSLAVGLENGLDRPLVGYRVGGALVCSVWVFMAAYIAGGLFV; via the coding sequence ATGCTGGCTCGACTCGTCGAGGGGCTCGCGCGGCTGTATCCGGCTCCCGTCTCGACGAGCGAGGAGCTGCGGCGCTCGCTGTCGTTTCTCGACGAGCCGGTTGCGCCCGAGACTGTTATCAGGGCGGGTTTTGGCGCTGCCCTGGTCCTCGCCTGTCTCCTGATGCCGGTCGGAATCGTGTTTACAGACGTGCCTGTGTCGGTGGTAGTGTTTGGTTCCGCCACGGCAGCGCTCGTCTGTACACACCTGATTCACAGCGGCCCGGAGCTACTGGCCTCGGCGCGACGGTCGCTCGCGCTTGGTGCCGCGCCGGGGATCGTGGGCCGCGCGGTGCTCCGGATGCGGATCACGCCGACTACGGAGTCCGCTGCGAGTTTCGCTGCGTCGGCGGGCGATGGACCGCTGGCCGAGAGCCTGTCCGAACACGTTCGCCGGGCGCGGGGGCGATCCGATTCGGGATTCGAATCGTTCGCCGCCGAGTGGGACGACTGGTTCCCGGAACTCGGGCGGGCGGTGACCCTGGTTGGGACGGCGGCGGACGCCCAGCCCGAAGAGCGACCGCGTTCGCTCGATCGGGCGCTCAGAACGGTACTCGACGGAACCCGCGACCGGATGGCCGCGTTCGCAAACGAGATTCAGGGGCCAGCAACCGGACTGTACGCCTTCGGCGTGCTGTTACCGCTCGCGCTGATTGCCGTCCTCCCGGCGGCGGCGACCGCAGGCGTCCCCGTTACGCAGACTATGCTCGTGGTCGTCTACTGTCTGATCCTGCCGGGCGTCGTCCTACTCGGTTCGGTATGGCTTCTGTTGCGTCGGCCGGTCGCATTTCCGCCCCCAACCGTCGATCGGTCACATCCAGACATCGATGGTGAGTGGTGGAAACCGGCGTTCGTAGCCCTCGGGACGTGTCTCGGTATTGCCACCGTCGGAACGGCGTTGCTCCCCGCGTGGTCGGTGCCGCTGGCCGCAATTGCCACCGGGGTCGGTGTCGGTCTATTTGCCTGGTTTCGCCCGGTCGTCCGCGTGCGAAACCACGCCCGCGCGGTTGAGGCGGGGCTCGTCGACGCACTGTACCTGATCGGTCGCGAGGTAGGAACGGGAACGGCGGTCGAGACCGCCATCGGCCGGACAGGGGATAGACTCGACGACGAGACTGGAGACGTGCTCTCCGAGGCGGTTCGACGTCAGCGGCAGCTACGGATCGACGTTCGGACGGCATTTCTCGGCGAGCACGGTGCGGTTGCGGAGATACCGAGTCCACGCGTTCAGAGTACGGCGACATTGCTTGCGCTGGCCGCACGAGAGGGCCGTCCAACAGGGAGTGCAATCGTCTCGATGGCCTCCCATCTGGAGGAGCTTCGGACCGTCGAGACGGACGCGAAACGACAACTCGGACGGATCACCGGGACGCTCCGCAGCACAGCAACGATCTTTGGGCCGCTCGTCGCTGGTATCACCGTTTCCCTCGCGGGTGAGATGGGTAGGCTGGATGCCACGAGTACCGAAACGGCGGCCGTTCCAGTCAGCGTGCTGGGACCGATTGTCGGAACCTACGTGGTGCTTCTAACGCTGATCCTGACCTCGCTTGCGGTCGGTCTGGAGAACGGTCTCGATCGGCCGCTGGTCGGCTATCGTGTCGGGGGGGCGCTGGTATGCTCGGTCTGGGTATTCATGGCTGCGTATATCGCAGGCGGATTGTTCGTCTGA
- a CDS encoding ATPase, T2SS/T4P/T4SS family: MNLGSAASEILDRLRDDDCTGRPHDCQCQPSFQDDRLVLDATDCPENGRLGESDGCRSVVVDALTRRDVEMVVTRSDGLDRIYDGRAAALLVAAGRFVEQVAVHDAELANTARSDPIDACRSATARTPPVSRVAAETGLASVAESVEGYETALRPALRSTVARARVAARPPANTALVETRSLGTESTARIYRDRSTGTRTYQLEPAITELSPAGIRQLADAYDRLASGAIEGGDRAPGRAVRAVCDSDDEIALLSRILAKHTREFGVVTDLLSDDSVSDVFVTTPVESTPVRVLYDGDRLATNVRLTEEGAAAFASRFRRSSGRAFSRASPTLAATTAAGESAGSVRVAGVTDPVSDGTGFVFRDHGDGALTLPALVENGTLPADAAALLSVAVRRSGAGLIAGTRGAGKTTTLGALLWELPAGTRTVVIEDTPELPVEQLQETGRDVQALETAVDVEDGPGISPAEALRTALRLGEGALVLGEVRGEEARVLYEAMRVGASGSAVLGTIHGDGGESVRERVISDLDVPESSFAVTEFVATLEPYQGPDGRARRVRSIEELLVTDEGVTFAPLYELDGSDLVTTGRIGRGESRLVDSLARSDESYADVRGLLGHWQRVFERLADSGRTRPQAVADAYARQSRPRERGNA; encoded by the coding sequence ATGAATCTCGGATCGGCCGCTTCGGAAATACTCGACCGGCTTCGTGACGACGACTGTACCGGGCGACCCCACGACTGTCAGTGCCAACCGTCTTTTCAGGACGACCGACTCGTGCTCGACGCCACTGACTGTCCGGAGAACGGGCGCCTCGGCGAGAGCGACGGCTGCCGGAGTGTGGTGGTCGACGCACTCACCAGACGAGATGTCGAGATGGTCGTGACCCGCTCCGATGGCCTTGACCGGATCTACGACGGCCGTGCCGCTGCACTGCTGGTAGCTGCTGGCCGATTCGTCGAGCAGGTCGCTGTCCACGATGCCGAACTCGCCAATACCGCTCGATCGGATCCGATCGATGCGTGTCGGAGTGCAACAGCGCGTACGCCGCCTGTCTCCCGAGTTGCGGCCGAAACCGGACTCGCGAGCGTCGCCGAGTCTGTCGAAGGCTACGAGACGGCGCTTCGACCGGCGCTTCGGTCAACGGTCGCCCGTGCACGCGTGGCGGCGCGACCACCGGCGAATACGGCACTCGTCGAAACGAGATCGCTCGGTACAGAAAGCACGGCCCGGATCTACCGCGATAGATCGACCGGCACCCGGACGTACCAGCTGGAACCGGCGATTACCGAGTTATCCCCGGCTGGAATCCGTCAGCTGGCGGACGCATACGACCGGCTGGCTTCGGGAGCGATCGAGGGAGGTGACAGAGCGCCGGGTCGTGCGGTTCGAGCAGTCTGTGATAGCGACGACGAGATCGCACTGCTCTCCCGGATCCTCGCCAAACACACCCGGGAGTTCGGCGTCGTGACGGACCTGCTATCCGATGATTCCGTGTCGGACGTGTTCGTCACGACGCCGGTCGAATCGACGCCGGTCCGAGTGCTGTACGACGGTGACCGGTTGGCGACGAACGTCCGGCTCACCGAAGAAGGGGCTGCCGCCTTCGCCTCACGATTCCGTCGGTCGAGTGGCCGCGCCTTCTCTCGTGCCAGTCCGACGCTCGCGGCGACGACAGCCGCGGGAGAGTCGGCTGGAAGCGTCCGTGTTGCGGGCGTTACGGATCCCGTCAGCGACGGCACGGGCTTTGTCTTCCGGGATCACGGTGACGGGGCGCTGACGCTCCCGGCACTCGTCGAGAACGGAACGCTCCCTGCGGATGCGGCCGCCCTGTTATCAGTCGCTGTTCGACGCTCGGGGGCGGGACTGATCGCTGGAACCCGGGGTGCTGGCAAGACGACGACGCTCGGCGCGCTCCTGTGGGAACTGCCAGCTGGCACGCGAACCGTGGTTATCGAAGACACACCCGAGCTACCGGTCGAACAGTTACAGGAGACCGGTCGGGACGTTCAGGCGCTCGAAACCGCGGTCGACGTCGAGGACGGGCCGGGGATCTCACCAGCCGAGGCGCTCAGAACCGCCCTGCGGCTCGGCGAGGGGGCACTCGTCCTCGGCGAAGTCCGTGGTGAGGAAGCCCGCGTGCTCTACGAGGCGATGCGGGTCGGCGCGAGCGGCAGCGCCGTCCTCGGGACGATCCACGGCGACGGCGGCGAGTCCGTCCGGGAGCGGGTCATCTCCGATCTGGATGTCCCCGAGTCGTCGTTTGCCGTCACCGAGTTCGTCGCGACGCTCGAACCGTATCAGGGGCCGGACGGCCGGGCGCGACGGGTCCGATCGATCGAGGAACTCCTCGTCACCGACGAGGGGGTGACGTTTGCGCCACTGTACGAACTCGACGGGAGTGATCTGGTCACGACGGGGCGAATCGGACGCGGAGAGAGTCGACTGGTCGATAGCCTCGCGCGATCCGACGAGTCCTACGCCGACGTCCGGGGTCTGCTCGGTCACTGGCAACGTGTTTTCGAGCGCCTCGCCGACAGCGGCCGGACGCGACCGCAGGCCGTCGCCGATGCCTACGCCCGGCAATCCCGACCACGTGAGAGAGGGAATGCGTGA
- a CDS encoding DUF7310 family coiled-coil domain-containing protein, with protein sequence MTDLDTVDERLRAVERAISDGDADNVVLADPDGELTERIETLEGNVAELDAAVQAIRGYVGHIRSLDESVEQEADSALAAVDDLRERVDRLEADGLTEDRPPAPSTDPPSSAASYPGREHDRATTPRERTSTDGGTANQEYNERHTQRRELHPASAGACPCCGSPRDSGSHRHSQPSKAPGSEQAAESGSARNRPDRGEAPSTDTPPVEKVDEDGLVDRLRGKL encoded by the coding sequence GTGACCGATCTCGATACCGTCGACGAGCGGCTTCGTGCCGTCGAGCGGGCGATCTCCGATGGCGACGCCGACAACGTCGTACTGGCCGACCCGGACGGCGAACTGACAGAGCGAATCGAGACCCTCGAAGGGAACGTCGCCGAACTCGACGCCGCAGTTCAGGCGATCAGGGGCTACGTTGGCCATATTCGCTCGCTCGACGAATCCGTCGAACAGGAGGCGGACTCGGCGCTTGCAGCCGTCGATGACCTGCGTGAGCGCGTCGACCGGCTGGAAGCCGACGGACTGACGGAGGACAGGCCGCCCGCTCCTTCCACCGACCCGCCCTCCAGTGCCGCGTCGTATCCCGGCCGAGAGCACGACCGAGCGACCACTCCCCGGGAGCGCACATCGACCGATGGTGGTACCGCAAATCAAGAATACAACGAGCGACATACACAGCGGCGAGAGCTCCATCCAGCTTCAGCGGGTGCCTGCCCCTGTTGTGGCTCTCCTCGAGATAGTGGCTCTCACCGACACAGTCAGCCCTCGAAAGCGCCGGGAAGCGAACAGGCGGCCGAATCAGGATCCGCCCGCAACCGCCCCGATCGAGGGGAGGCGCCGAGCACCGATACACCGCCAGTGGAGAAGGTCGACGAGGACGGGCTGGTCGACCGCCTCCGGGGGAAGCTCTGA
- a CDS encoding tubulin/FtsZ family protein, translating to MKVVLIGVGQAGGKLTQALAEFDHRMGFDAIRGALAVNSAKADLQSLSIDTCLVGQARVNGHGVGGDNELGAEVMQEDTGEVMGQLDGQITAEAEGIFVVAGLGGGTGSGGAPVLVRELARIYDIPVYALGVLPGRDEGAMYQANAGRSLKTLVREADSTLLVDNDAWHSSGDSVGDAFDAINRAIAQRVGLLLASGEAIEGVGESVVDSSEVINTFKEGDIAALGYASAAASEDSAENVTTTMSTARQALFTGTSLPDARTADAALLVVAGRPEAIPRKGVERARRMVEDETGSLQVRGGDFPLDSDRLAALVLLSGVERSDRMEEFMERAREANEQQPESDADPAAQFQNDELNDLF from the coding sequence ATGAAGGTCGTACTGATCGGGGTCGGACAGGCCGGGGGAAAGCTGACCCAGGCGCTGGCCGAGTTCGATCACCGGATGGGGTTCGATGCGATCCGTGGGGCACTCGCGGTCAACAGCGCGAAGGCAGATCTGCAATCGCTTTCGATAGATACCTGTCTCGTCGGACAGGCGAGAGTGAACGGCCACGGCGTCGGCGGCGATAACGAACTCGGCGCGGAGGTCATGCAGGAAGACACTGGCGAGGTGATGGGCCAACTCGACGGACAGATCACCGCGGAAGCCGAGGGGATCTTCGTCGTCGCCGGACTCGGCGGCGGCACGGGAAGCGGTGGCGCGCCGGTACTGGTCCGCGAGCTTGCCCGCATCTACGACATCCCTGTCTACGCACTTGGCGTCCTGCCCGGTCGCGACGAGGGAGCGATGTATCAGGCGAACGCCGGTCGATCCCTCAAAACGCTCGTCCGCGAGGCCGACTCGACACTGCTCGTTGATAATGACGCGTGGCACAGTTCCGGCGACAGCGTGGGTGACGCGTTCGATGCGATCAATCGAGCGATCGCACAGCGTGTCGGGCTCCTGTTGGCCTCTGGCGAGGCTATCGAGGGTGTCGGGGAAAGCGTCGTCGACTCAAGCGAAGTCATAAACACGTTCAAAGAGGGTGACATCGCAGCACTTGGCTACGCGAGCGCAGCGGCGAGCGAGGACAGCGCCGAGAACGTTACTACGACGATGAGTACGGCCCGTCAGGCGCTGTTCACCGGGACGAGCTTGCCCGACGCACGGACAGCCGACGCAGCGCTGCTGGTCGTCGCCGGGAGGCCAGAAGCGATCCCGCGCAAGGGCGTCGAGCGCGCGCGGCGGATGGTCGAAGACGAGACCGGGAGTCTGCAGGTCCGCGGCGGGGACTTCCCGCTCGATTCCGATCGGCTGGCGGCGCTCGTGTTGCTCTCGGGCGTCGAGCGGTCCGACCGAATGGAGGAGTTCATGGAACGTGCCAGGGAGGCCAACGAGCAACAGCCCGAGAGCGACGCCGATCCAGCAGCACAGTTCCAGAACGACGAGCTAAACGACCTATTCTGA
- a CDS encoding alkaline phosphatase family protein — MGLFDRLRGEDVPRVAFFGIDGVPYSLLADRFDEFENLAAIAEEGGAGPIDSIVPPESSACWPSLTTGKNPGKTGVYGFQDREVGSYDTYVPMGRDVQAERVWDVAQDNDRKATVMNVPVTFPPQRNVQRMVSGFLSPGIDKAAYPDELADYLQGIDYRIDANAKLGHSEDKSEFIENAHETLDRRFEAFSHYLEQDDWDLFFGVFMTTDRVNHFLFEDYERDGEYKEEFLDFYRKLDDYLGQLREMLGDDVTMAVASDHGFTTLDYEVHLNAWLQQEGWLSFEDDEHDELGDIADDTRAYSLIPGRIYLNLEGREPRGSVPEDEYEAVRGELKAELEALEGPDGNPVAERVVEKEDAFRGDHDDIAPDLVVIPNHGYDLKAGFKGHDEVFGTGPRNGMHTFGNASLFIDHPEAEIKDADLLDITPTILDLLDIEYDRPEYDGASLV, encoded by the coding sequence ATGGGCCTATTCGATCGGCTACGCGGCGAGGACGTTCCGCGAGTCGCCTTTTTCGGCATTGACGGGGTGCCGTACAGTCTACTCGCGGACCGGTTCGACGAGTTCGAGAATCTAGCAGCGATCGCAGAAGAGGGTGGGGCCGGACCGATCGACAGCATCGTTCCCCCCGAGTCGAGCGCCTGCTGGCCGAGCCTGACGACCGGAAAGAACCCCGGGAAAACTGGTGTCTACGGCTTTCAGGACCGGGAGGTCGGGAGCTACGACACGTACGTCCCGATGGGGCGTGACGTGCAGGCCGAACGGGTCTGGGATGTCGCACAGGACAATGACCGAAAGGCCACAGTGATGAACGTCCCGGTTACGTTCCCACCACAGCGGAACGTCCAGCGGATGGTATCTGGCTTTCTCTCTCCCGGTATCGACAAGGCTGCCTATCCGGACGAGCTCGCCGATTATCTACAGGGGATCGATTACAGAATCGACGCGAACGCGAAACTCGGCCACAGCGAGGACAAGTCCGAGTTCATCGAGAACGCCCACGAGACGCTGGACCGTCGGTTCGAGGCATTCTCTCACTACCTCGAACAGGACGACTGGGACCTCTTTTTCGGCGTCTTCATGACGACTGACCGGGTCAACCACTTCCTGTTCGAGGACTACGAACGCGACGGCGAGTACAAAGAGGAGTTTCTCGACTTCTATCGAAAGCTCGATGACTACCTCGGCCAGCTCCGGGAGATGCTCGGTGACGACGTCACGATGGCTGTCGCCAGCGACCACGGCTTCACGACGCTCGACTACGAGGTCCATCTCAACGCCTGGCTCCAGCAGGAGGGCTGGCTTTCCTTCGAGGATGACGAGCACGACGAACTGGGTGATATCGCCGACGATACTCGGGCATACTCGCTGATCCCGGGCAGGATCTACCTCAACCTAGAAGGGCGGGAACCGCGCGGGAGCGTCCCCGAAGACGAGTACGAGGCGGTCCGGGGAGAACTCAAAGCCGAACTCGAAGCCCTGGAAGGGCCCGATGGCAACCCGGTAGCCGAGCGCGTCGTCGAGAAGGAGGACGCGTTCCGGGGCGACCACGACGACATCGCACCCGATCTCGTCGTGATCCCGAACCATGGCTACGATCTGAAAGCGGGATTCAAGGGCCACGACGAGGTCTTCGGTACCGGGCCACGAAACGGGATGCACACGTTCGGGAACGCATCGCTGTTCATCGACCACCCGGAAGCCGAAATCAAGGATGCGGACCTGCTCGATATCACGCCAACGATTCTCGATCTACTCGACATCGAGTACGATCGTCCGGAGTACGACGGTGCGAGCCTGGTGTAG
- a CDS encoding inorganic diphosphatase, with amino-acid sequence MTNLWEDLETGPDAPDEIYAVVECLKGERNKYEYDKDVPGVVLDRVLHSNVHYPSDYGFLPRSYYDDGDPFDVLVLVEDQTFPGCIIEARPVALMKMDDDGEQDDKVIAVPTEDPRYDHIEDLQDLPDQLIDEIDEFFQTYKNLEAGKEVETLGWEDKAAAKDAIEHSMELYDENFDSPRN; translated from the coding sequence ATGACGAACCTCTGGGAAGACCTCGAAACCGGGCCGGATGCGCCCGACGAGATCTACGCTGTCGTGGAATGTCTGAAAGGTGAACGCAACAAGTACGAGTACGACAAGGACGTACCGGGTGTCGTTCTGGACCGTGTGCTCCACAGCAACGTCCACTACCCGAGTGACTACGGCTTTCTGCCGCGCTCGTACTACGACGACGGAGATCCGTTCGACGTCCTCGTGCTTGTCGAGGACCAGACGTTCCCCGGTTGTATCATCGAGGCTCGTCCCGTCGCCCTGATGAAGATGGACGACGACGGCGAACAGGATGATAAGGTGATCGCCGTTCCGACGGAGGACCCCCGCTACGACCACATCGAAGATCTACAGGATCTCCCCGATCAGCTCATCGACGAGATCGACGAGTTCTTCCAGACCTACAAGAACCTCGAAGCTGGCAAGGAAGTCGAAACGCTGGGCTGGGAAGACAAGGCGGCCGCCAAAGACGCGATCGAGCACTCGATGGAGCTCTACGACGAGAACTTCGACAGCCCGCGCAACTGA
- a CDS encoding PadR family transcriptional regulator yields MSEAQTAAEVGIVRDLTAFQRNILIILSEEPMYGLAIKRELESYYDDEVNHGRLYPNLDELVELGLVEKSELDKRTNQYELTSDGENALFEQLQWSIAKLSADKQRGAKLRTLVDGSA; encoded by the coding sequence ATGTCAGAGGCACAGACAGCCGCCGAAGTGGGTATTGTACGTGATTTGACCGCGTTTCAGCGGAATATTTTGATAATCCTGTCCGAAGAACCGATGTACGGCCTCGCGATCAAACGGGAGCTCGAATCGTATTACGACGACGAGGTCAACCACGGTCGGCTCTATCCGAACCTCGACGAACTGGTTGAGCTCGGACTGGTCGAAAAGAGTGAACTGGACAAACGAACGAACCAGTACGAGCTCACGTCGGACGGTGAGAACGCACTCTTCGAGCAACTCCAGTGGTCGATTGCGAAGCTCAGTGCCGACAAACAGCGTGGTGCCAAGCTTCGCACACTCGTCGACGGGTCGGCCTAG
- a CDS encoding DUF7108 family protein: protein MSELPTDVLEEAERLTQLAREAGDGSERDAYLSRRDELLDDEAFEARIRSEDSREVLVLHPAEWLDDGTIRPDRIENTDRAVEIPLTGPGDPDDWQRVEKHNRAVVKRVRETHGELHGDNARALADFMGNHYARPIESATSAEIQEFRTEYYQRNVWPTEEQRELVDRSIELVFETVNRRVPEF, encoded by the coding sequence ATGTCTGAACTCCCAACTGACGTACTCGAGGAAGCGGAACGACTCACCCAACTGGCGCGTGAAGCGGGTGACGGGAGCGAGCGTGATGCCTATCTCTCCAGACGAGACGAACTACTCGACGACGAGGCGTTCGAGGCACGCATTCGATCCGAAGACTCTCGGGAGGTGCTGGTGTTACATCCCGCGGAGTGGCTCGACGATGGGACGATCCGCCCCGATCGGATCGAGAATACCGACCGTGCCGTCGAGATTCCGCTTACGGGTCCCGGCGATCCTGACGACTGGCAGAGGGTGGAAAAACATAACAGGGCGGTCGTGAAGCGGGTTCGTGAAACCCACGGAGAGCTCCACGGGGACAACGCGAGGGCTCTGGCCGACTTCATGGGGAACCATTATGCACGGCCGATCGAGTCGGCGACGTCGGCCGAGATTCAGGAGTTCCGGACTGAGTATTATCAGCGTAACGTCTGGCCGACCGAAGAACAGAGAGAACTCGTTGACCGATCGATCGAACTCGTCTTCGAGACGGTCAACCGGAGGGTGCCGGAGTTCTAG
- the rnhA gene encoding ribonuclease HI yields the protein MPVHECDVDEARDRLREAGVEIADGNTDHEQWRASTDGATAVAYDEKVVVQGVRPQEIEAVLRDEGGRTHVYFDGACRGNPGPGAVGWVLVNSDGIVADGGERIGRTTNNRAEYQALIHALEVARDFGFDRVDVRGDSELIVKQVRGEWDTNNPELRELRVRTRELLDGFDSWTLEHVPREINDRADELANEALDDV from the coding sequence ATGCCAGTTCACGAGTGTGATGTCGACGAGGCGCGCGACCGGCTTCGAGAGGCGGGGGTCGAGATCGCCGACGGGAACACCGACCACGAGCAGTGGCGCGCGTCGACCGATGGTGCGACCGCGGTTGCCTACGACGAGAAGGTCGTCGTCCAGGGTGTGCGCCCGCAGGAAATCGAGGCGGTGCTCAGGGACGAGGGGGGTCGCACGCATGTCTATTTCGACGGGGCATGCCGGGGGAATCCTGGACCCGGGGCGGTCGGCTGGGTACTCGTGAACAGCGACGGGATCGTCGCGGATGGTGGTGAACGGATCGGCCGGACGACGAACAACCGGGCGGAGTATCAGGCCCTGATCCACGCGCTGGAAGTCGCTCGCGATTTCGGCTTCGACCGCGTCGACGTCCGCGGCGATTCGGAGTTGATCGTCAAACAGGTCCGGGGCGAATGGGATACGAACAATCCCGAACTACGCGAACTGCGCGTGCGAACTCGTGAATTGCTGGACGGGTTCGACTCGTGGACGCTCGAACACGTTCCACGAGAGATCAACGACAGGGCCGACGAACTGGCAAACGAGGCACTTGACGATGTCTGA
- a CDS encoding transcription initiation factor IIB, with protein MTRSTRQREREQTTEQGEEESEGVRECPECSSDNLVKSSDRGELVCQDCGLVVEEEKIDPGPEWRAFNHQERQEKSRVGAPTTQTMHDKGLTTTIDWKDKDAYGRSISSKKRSQMHRLRKWQERIRTKDAGERNLQFALSEIDRMASALGVPRSVREVASVIYRRALKEDLIRGRSIEGVATSALYAACRKEGIPRSLEEISEVSRVERKEIGRTYRYISQELGLEMKPVDPKKYVPRFCSELELSEEVQTKANEIIETTAEKGLLSGKSPTGYAAAAIYAASLLCNEKKTQREVADVAQVTEVTIRNRYQEQIEAMGIHS; from the coding sequence ATGACACGGTCCACTCGCCAGCGGGAGCGCGAACAAACGACGGAGCAAGGGGAGGAGGAAAGCGAGGGCGTCCGGGAATGTCCGGAGTGTAGCTCTGATAACCTCGTCAAGAGCTCTGATCGTGGAGAACTGGTCTGTCAAGACTGCGGTCTGGTCGTCGAAGAGGAGAAGATCGACCCGGGGCCGGAGTGGCGGGCGTTCAACCATCAGGAACGCCAGGAGAAATCCCGCGTCGGCGCCCCGACGACCCAGACGATGCATGACAAAGGATTGACGACGACGATCGACTGGAAGGACAAGGATGCCTACGGTCGCTCTATCTCCTCGAAGAAACGCAGCCAGATGCACCGATTGCGGAAGTGGCAAGAACGGATTCGGACGAAGGACGCGGGCGAACGGAACCTGCAGTTCGCACTCAGTGAGATCGACCGGATGGCGAGTGCACTCGGCGTCCCCCGCTCCGTACGCGAGGTCGCCTCAGTAATCTACCGGCGAGCGCTCAAGGAAGACCTCATTCGCGGGCGCTCGATCGAAGGCGTCGCGACGAGCGCGCTCTATGCTGCCTGTCGCAAGGAGGGTATCCCGCGCAGTCTCGAAGAGATTTCCGAGGTCTCCCGGGTCGAGCGCAAGGAGATCGGCCGCACCTATCGTTATATTTCCCAGGAGCTCGGTCTCGAAATGAAACCCGTCGATCCGAAGAAGTACGTCCCCCGTTTTTGTTCCGAACTCGAACTCTCCGAGGAAGTACAGACGAAAGCCAACGAGATCATCGAAACGACCGCCGAGAAAGGACTGCTCTCGGGAAAATCGCCGACGGGCTACGCTGCTGCCGCAATCTACGCCGCATCCCTGCTCTGTAACGAAAAGAAGACCCAGCGAGAAGTCGCTGACGTCGCACAGGTGACGGAAGTAACGATCCGGAACCGGTATCAAGAGCAGATCGAAGCGATGGGCATCCACAGCTGA